Proteins encoded within one genomic window of Flavobacterium oreochromis:
- the lon gene encoding endopeptidase La gives MSQQKIITLDNMSLQEIDHEAELIPLLTPEDEEEMNKESLPVDLPILPLRNTVLFPGVVIPITAGRDKSIKLLNDANALDKIIGVVSQKNEEDEDPTEEQINKIGTVARILKILKMPDGNVTVILQGKKRFEIDTVTTTEPYIRATIKEVPEIRPDETDDELNAIIDSIRELAIQIIKESPNIPTEATFAIKNIESDPFLVSFVSSNMNLTAEEKQQLLEIHDLKERALETLKHMNIELQKLELKNDIQSKVRFDLDQQQREYFLQQQMKTIQEELGGNSTEQEIEEMRKKAKAKKWDEKVGEHFEKELQKLQRTNPNSPDFGIQRNYLELFLELPWNEYTEDNFDLKRAQAILDRDHYGMEEIKKRIIEHLAVLKLRNDMKSPILCFTGPPGVGKTSIGRSIAEALGREYVRMSLGGLRDEAEIRGHRKTYIGAMPGRILQNLKKVKSSNPVFILDEIDKLSSSHNGDPSSALLEALDPEQNKEFYDNFLEMGFDLSKIMFIATSNNISAVQPALRDRMEIITMTGYTVEEKVEIAKQHLVPKQIKDHGLNGKQFSIGKKQIEKIVEGYTRESGVRGLEKKIAQMVRNAAKSVAMEEAYNVKATDEDVIKVLGAPRMERDKYENNEIAGVVTGLAWTSVGGDILFIESIISAGKGGLTFTGNIGTVMKESITIAMEYVKANAEILGLNTEIFTKYNIHVHIPEGATPKDGPSAGIAMLTSLVSLLTQKRVKKHLAMTGEITLRGKVLPVGGIKEKILAAKRAKIKEIVLCIENKRDIDEINPDYLEGLTFHYVSEMSDVLEIAITKEKVKNPKTL, from the coding sequence ATGTCTCAACAAAAAATCATTACGCTTGACAATATGTCACTTCAGGAAATAGATCATGAAGCAGAATTAATTCCTCTTTTAACACCAGAAGATGAGGAAGAAATGAATAAGGAGAGTCTTCCTGTGGATTTGCCTATTTTGCCTTTACGTAATACAGTACTTTTTCCAGGTGTTGTAATACCTATTACAGCAGGTAGAGATAAATCAATAAAATTATTGAATGACGCTAATGCCTTAGATAAAATTATTGGAGTTGTTTCGCAAAAAAATGAAGAGGATGAAGATCCTACAGAGGAACAAATTAATAAAATTGGTACAGTAGCACGCATTTTAAAAATTCTTAAAATGCCTGATGGAAATGTAACGGTTATTTTGCAAGGTAAAAAACGTTTTGAAATAGATACGGTAACTACTACAGAACCCTATATAAGAGCTACTATAAAAGAAGTGCCTGAGATTCGTCCAGATGAAACAGATGATGAACTTAATGCAATTATTGATTCAATCAGAGAATTAGCAATACAGATTATTAAGGAAAGTCCTAATATTCCTACTGAGGCTACTTTTGCAATTAAAAATATAGAGAGTGATCCGTTCTTAGTAAGTTTTGTTTCTTCTAATATGAACTTAACAGCAGAAGAAAAACAACAACTTTTGGAAATACATGATCTAAAAGAACGTGCTTTAGAAACATTAAAACATATGAATATTGAACTTCAGAAATTAGAATTGAAGAATGATATTCAGTCAAAAGTTCGTTTTGATTTAGATCAACAACAACGTGAGTATTTCTTGCAACAGCAGATGAAGACCATACAAGAAGAATTAGGAGGGAATTCTACTGAGCAAGAAATAGAAGAAATGCGTAAAAAAGCGAAAGCTAAAAAATGGGATGAAAAAGTAGGGGAACATTTTGAAAAAGAATTACAAAAACTACAACGCACCAATCCTAATTCTCCTGATTTCGGAATTCAACGCAATTATTTAGAATTGTTTTTAGAGTTGCCTTGGAATGAATATACTGAAGATAATTTTGATTTAAAACGCGCACAAGCTATTTTGGATCGTGATCATTATGGTATGGAGGAAATTAAAAAACGTATTATAGAACACCTTGCAGTTTTAAAATTACGTAATGATATGAAATCGCCTATATTGTGTTTTACAGGGCCTCCAGGTGTAGGTAAAACTTCTATTGGACGCTCTATAGCAGAAGCATTAGGGCGGGAGTATGTGCGTATGTCTTTAGGAGGGTTACGTGATGAAGCTGAAATTAGAGGGCATAGAAAAACGTATATAGGAGCAATGCCAGGACGCATTTTACAGAATTTGAAAAAAGTAAAATCGTCAAATCCTGTTTTTATTTTAGATGAGATAGATAAATTGTCAAGCAGTCATAATGGTGATCCTTCATCAGCTTTATTAGAGGCTTTAGATCCTGAGCAAAACAAGGAATTTTACGATAATTTCTTAGAAATGGGTTTTGATTTATCTAAAATTATGTTCATTGCAACTTCTAATAACATTTCAGCTGTACAACCAGCCCTTCGTGATCGTATGGAAATTATAACCATGACAGGTTATACAGTTGAAGAAAAAGTTGAAATTGCAAAACAGCATCTAGTACCTAAGCAGATAAAAGATCACGGATTAAATGGAAAACAATTTTCTATAGGCAAAAAACAAATTGAAAAAATTGTAGAAGGCTATACACGTGAATCAGGTGTACGTGGTTTAGAGAAAAAAATTGCACAAATGGTTCGCAATGCTGCAAAATCAGTAGCAATGGAAGAAGCATACAATGTAAAAGCTACAGATGAGGATGTAATAAAAGTATTAGGTGCTCCTCGTATGGAACGTGATAAATATGAAAATAATGAAATAGCAGGCGTTGTTACAGGTTTAGCATGGACCAGTGTAGGGGGTGATATTTTATTTATAGAATCAATCATTTCAGCAGGGAAAGGAGGACTTACTTTTACAGGGAATATAGGTACTGTAATGAAAGAGTCGATCACTATTGCTATGGAATACGTGAAAGCTAATGCAGAAATTTTAGGATTAAATACTGAAATATTTACAAAATACAATATTCATGTGCATATACCTGAAGGAGCTACCCCTAAAGATGGTCCAAGTGCAGGTATAGCTATGTTGACTTCCTTAGTTTCTTTATTAACACAGAAAAGAGTTAAAAAACATTTAGCAATGACAGGAGAAATAACTCTTAGAGGGAAAGTTCTGCCAGTAGGAGGGATAAAAGAAAAAATTTTAGCAGCTAAAAGAGCTAAGATTAAAGAGATTGTCTTATGTATAGAAAATAAGCGAGATATAGATGAAATCAATCCTGATTATTTAGAAGGATTAACGTTTCATTATGTAAGTGAAATGAGTGATGTCCTCGAAATTGCTATTACAAAAGAAAAAGTAAAAAATCCAAAAACATTATAA
- the porQ gene encoding type IX secretion system protein PorQ codes for MRPKFLLLIFIFSLPTYSQIGGDGVYRFLNLNTSPRQAALGGKAITIYDDDVNQPMLNPASINQEMDGKLGLNYASYLGDINYGTVSYAFTYDRHIQTFYTGISYINYGTFDGRDELGNQTGAFTANELVMSFGYAYNIPRSDLYLGANAKVVTSFLEHYQSFGLATDIGINYLDQENAVNYALLVKNFGNQIITYNGIQEKMPFEVMLGISKKLEHLPIRWHLTLDNLQKWQLAFSNPARSEKMLDGVVKEEEVGFLGNAMRHVILGAEILPDKGINFRISYNFRRAAELKILEQRTFAGFSVGVGIRFSKFLFDYSYSRYTLASNTSMFGLTINL; via the coding sequence ATGCGACCAAAATTCTTGTTATTAATATTTATTTTTTCCTTACCTACTTACTCTCAAATAGGAGGTGATGGTGTATATCGTTTTTTAAATTTAAATACATCACCTAGGCAAGCAGCTTTAGGAGGAAAAGCAATTACAATATATGACGATGATGTAAATCAACCTATGCTTAATCCTGCTTCTATTAATCAAGAAATGGATGGTAAACTAGGACTTAATTATGCAAGTTATCTAGGCGATATTAATTATGGTACTGTTTCGTATGCTTTTACATATGATAGGCATATTCAAACATTTTATACAGGTATATCATATATTAATTATGGTACTTTTGATGGGAGGGATGAATTGGGTAATCAAACGGGAGCTTTTACAGCTAACGAGTTAGTAATGTCTTTTGGATACGCTTATAACATTCCAAGAAGTGATCTGTATTTAGGAGCGAATGCTAAGGTTGTAACTTCCTTTTTAGAGCATTATCAATCATTTGGTCTAGCAACAGATATTGGAATTAATTATTTAGATCAAGAAAATGCTGTAAATTATGCTTTACTGGTTAAAAATTTTGGAAATCAAATTATTACCTATAACGGAATACAAGAAAAAATGCCATTTGAAGTCATGTTAGGAATCTCAAAAAAATTAGAACATCTACCAATCCGTTGGCACCTAACATTAGATAATTTGCAAAAATGGCAATTAGCGTTTTCAAACCCAGCAAGAAGTGAAAAAATGTTAGATGGAGTGGTAAAAGAAGAAGAAGTGGGTTTTTTAGGAAATGCTATGCGCCATGTAATTTTAGGTGCTGAAATTTTGCCAGATAAAGGAATTAATTTTAGAATAAGCTATAATTTTAGAAGAGCGGCAGAACTTAAAATATTAGAACAAAGAACTTTTGCAGGATTTTCCGTAGGAGTAGGAATTCGATTTTCTAAGTTTCTTTTTGATTATTCCTATTCAAGATATACTTTGGCATCCAATACTTCTATGTTTGGATTAACTATAAATCTTTAA